One window of the Streptomyces sp. TS71-3 genome contains the following:
- a CDS encoding polyprenol monophosphomannose synthase has translation MNEGDGVSEAPERGSRFGPLGTALVIIPTYDEAENIKSIVGRVRESVPEAHILVADDNSPDGTGKLADELAVVDDQVHVLHRTGKEGLGAAYLAGFRWGLERDYGVLIEMDADGSHQPEELPRLLTALGSADLVLGSRWVPGGRVVNWPKYREMISRGGSTYSRVLLDMPLKDITGGFRAFRRETLEGLGLNQVASQGYCFQVDLARRAVRAGYQVVEVPITFVERVYGDSKMSRDIFVEALWRVTAWGVTERFGKLLGPPGSDRGTVGK, from the coding sequence GTGAACGAGGGCGATGGGGTGTCCGAGGCGCCCGAGCGGGGGAGCAGGTTCGGCCCGCTCGGTACGGCCTTGGTGATCATTCCGACCTACGACGAGGCCGAGAACATCAAGTCCATCGTGGGCCGGGTGCGGGAGAGCGTGCCCGAGGCGCACATCCTCGTCGCCGACGACAACAGCCCGGACGGCACCGGCAAGCTCGCCGACGAGCTCGCCGTGGTGGACGATCAGGTCCATGTGCTGCACCGTACCGGCAAGGAGGGGCTGGGCGCCGCCTACCTGGCCGGCTTCCGGTGGGGCCTGGAGCGGGACTACGGCGTGCTGATCGAGATGGACGCCGACGGCTCCCACCAGCCGGAGGAGCTGCCCCGGCTGCTCACGGCGCTGGGCAGCGCCGACCTGGTGCTGGGGTCCCGCTGGGTGCCGGGCGGACGCGTGGTCAACTGGCCCAAGTACCGGGAGATGATCTCCCGGGGCGGCAGCACCTATTCGCGGGTGCTGCTCGACATGCCGCTGAAGGACATCACGGGCGGCTTCAGAGCCTTCAGACGCGAGACCCTCGAAGGGCTCGGCCTGAACCAGGTCGCATCCCAGGGCTACTGCTTCCAGGTCGACCTGGCCCGCCGGGCGGTCCGGGCCGGATACCAGGTCGTGGAGGTGCCGATCACCTTCGTGGAGCGGGTGTACGGGGACTCCAAGATGAGCCGCGACATCTTCGTGGAGGCACTCTGGCGGGTCACCGCCTGGGGCGTCACGGAGCGGTTCGGCAAGCTGCTCGGTCCTCCCGGAAGCGACCGGGGCACGGTGGGGAAGTGA
- the fxsA gene encoding FxsA family membrane protein: MTTGAPPPTHSARPRRSRVRAVLPLGIAVWVVLEIWLLVLIGDVAGGFTVFLLLIAGVVAGGAVIKRAGRRAFRNLNRTIQAQRGGAAPEGEEHTEGNGLLMLAGLLLIIPGPISDVLGLVLLVPPVRGALARLTERMVERRLTRAVPGTWGGAFQKARMQQQDGKVVPGEVVRDDEPHDQRGDSGPRPPLTG, translated from the coding sequence ATGACGACTGGCGCACCGCCCCCGACCCACTCCGCAAGGCCCCGGCGTTCGCGTGTCCGTGCCGTGCTGCCGCTCGGCATCGCCGTCTGGGTGGTGCTGGAGATCTGGCTGCTGGTCCTGATCGGCGATGTGGCGGGCGGCTTCACCGTCTTCCTGCTCCTGATCGCCGGCGTGGTGGCCGGCGGTGCCGTGATCAAGCGGGCCGGCCGGCGGGCGTTCCGCAATCTGAACCGGACCATCCAGGCACAGCGGGGCGGCGCGGCGCCTGAAGGCGAGGAGCACACCGAGGGCAACGGCCTGCTGATGCTCGCCGGTCTGCTGCTGATCATTCCCGGCCCGATCTCCGACGTCCTCGGGCTGGTCCTGCTGGTTCCGCCGGTGCGCGGAGCCCTGGCGCGGCTCACCGAGCGGATGGTGGAGCGCAGGCTGACCAGAGCCGTGCCGGGCACCTGGGGCGGGGCCTTCCAGAAGGCCCGGATGCAGCAGCAGGACGGAAAGGTCGTGCCGGGTGAGGTGGTCCGCGACGACGAGCCGCACGACCAGCGCGGTGACTCGGGGCCGCGCCCGCCGCTCACGGGCTGA
- a CDS encoding RNA polymerase-binding protein RbpA encodes MSERALRGTRLVVTSYETDRGIDLAPRQAVEYACEKGHRFEMPFSVEAEIPPEWECKVCGAQALLVDGDGPEEKKAKPARTHWDMLMERRTREELEEVLEERLAVLRSGAMNIAIHPRDSRKSA; translated from the coding sequence ATGAGTGAGCGAGCTCTTCGCGGCACGCGCCTCGTGGTGACCAGCTACGAGACCGACCGCGGCATCGACCTGGCTCCGCGCCAGGCCGTGGAGTACGCATGCGAGAAGGGGCACCGTTTCGAGATGCCCTTCTCTGTCGAAGCGGAGATTCCGCCGGAGTGGGAGTGCAAGGTCTGCGGGGCGCAGGCGCTCCTCGTGGACGGTGACGGCCCCGAGGAGAAGAAGGCGAAGCCCGCGCGTACGCACTGGGACATGCTGATGGAGCGGCGCACCCGCGAGGAGCTCGAAGAGGTTCTCGAGGAGCGTCTGGCGGTGCTGCGCTCAGGCGCGATGAACATCGCCATCCATCCCCGGGACAGCCGCAAGTCCGCCTGA
- a CDS encoding MFS transporter, translated as MDTTAGGSGGSAPDGEAVPSDAADRRRQQRGWYFYDWACSVYSTSVLTVFLGPYLTDVAKTAADAHGYVHPLGVAVRAGSFFPYCVSASVILAILVMPLAGSAADRTGRKKPLMGAAAYLGAAATTGMFFLDGDRYLLGGLLLIVANASIAVSMALYNSYLPQIALPEERDAVSSRGWAFGYASGALVLLVDLLLFTAHDSLGVSEGTAVRICLATAGIWWGGFAVIPLRRLRDRRKAGPAAAGSGQGWRQLAATVRDMRHHPLTFAFLVAYLVYSDGIQTVISQASVYGAEELDLSQSTLIMAVLLVQVLAIGGALGMGRMARAYGARRTILISLVAWTATLVTGYFLPAGAPVWFFVLAAAIGLVLGGTQALSRSLFSHLVPRGKEAEYFSAYEVSDRGLAWVGPLLFGLTYQLTGSYRTAIVSLIVFFALGFALLARVPVRRAIQAAGNPVPERI; from the coding sequence GTGGACACCACGGCGGGCGGGAGCGGCGGGAGCGCGCCCGACGGGGAGGCCGTCCCGTCCGATGCGGCGGACCGGCGGCGCCAGCAGCGCGGCTGGTACTTCTACGACTGGGCGTGCTCGGTCTACTCGACCAGCGTCCTGACCGTGTTCCTCGGCCCGTACCTGACGGACGTGGCGAAGACCGCGGCCGACGCGCACGGCTACGTGCACCCGCTGGGGGTGGCCGTGCGGGCGGGCTCCTTCTTCCCCTACTGCGTGTCCGCCTCCGTCATCCTGGCGATCCTGGTGATGCCGCTCGCGGGCTCGGCCGCCGACCGGACCGGGCGCAAGAAGCCCCTCATGGGGGCCGCCGCCTACCTGGGCGCGGCCGCCACCACCGGCATGTTCTTCCTGGACGGCGACCGCTACCTCCTCGGCGGGCTGCTGCTGATCGTCGCCAACGCCTCGATCGCCGTCTCCATGGCGCTCTACAACTCCTATCTGCCGCAGATAGCCCTGCCGGAGGAGCGTGACGCGGTCTCGTCAAGGGGCTGGGCGTTCGGTTACGCCTCCGGCGCACTCGTACTCCTGGTGGACCTGTTGCTCTTCACGGCCCACGACAGCCTGGGCGTCTCCGAGGGCACGGCGGTACGGATCTGCCTGGCCACGGCGGGCATCTGGTGGGGCGGCTTCGCGGTGATCCCGCTGCGCAGGCTGCGCGACCGGCGGAAGGCGGGGCCCGCGGCGGCCGGGAGCGGGCAGGGCTGGCGGCAACTGGCGGCGACCGTCCGGGACATGCGCCACCACCCGCTCACCTTCGCGTTCCTCGTGGCGTACCTGGTCTACAGCGACGGCATCCAGACGGTCATCTCCCAGGCATCCGTCTACGGCGCCGAGGAACTGGACCTCAGCCAGTCCACGCTGATCATGGCGGTGCTGCTGGTGCAGGTGCTGGCGATCGGAGGGGCGTTGGGGATGGGGCGGATGGCGCGCGCCTACGGGGCGCGGCGCACCATCCTCATCTCGCTGGTGGCCTGGACGGCGACGCTGGTGACCGGATACTTCCTGCCGGCGGGCGCCCCCGTGTGGTTCTTCGTGCTGGCCGCCGCCATCGGCCTGGTGCTCGGCGGCACCCAGGCGCTCTCCCGCTCGCTCTTCTCGCACCTGGTGCCGCGCGGCAAGGAGGCCGAGTACTTCTCCGCCTACGAGGTGAGCGACCGCGGCCTCGCGTGGGTGGGACCGCTGCTCTTCGGCCTGACGTACCAGCTCACCGGCAGCTACCGGACCGCGATCGTGTCGCTGATCGTCTTCTTCGCGCTGGGATTCGCCCTGCTCGCGAGGGTCCCGGTACGGCGCGCGATCCAGGCCGCGGGCAATCCGGTACCGGAGCGGATTTAA
- a CDS encoding glycerophosphodiester phosphodiesterase: MTTQTRHPYLDHPGPIAFAHRGGAADGLENTMAAFRRAVDAGYRYIETDVHATADGVLVAFHDDTLDRMTDGAGRIADLPWSAVREARVAGSEPVPLFEELLETFPDARWNVDMKAEPTLQPLLDVIARTKAWDRVCVGSFSEARVARAQRIAGPRLATSLGTLGVLGLRLRSYGLPTGPRGSAVAAQVPVAQSGVRVVDRGFVRAAHARGLHVHVWTIDDPDEMHRLLDLGVDGIMTDQIKTLRAVLEDRGSWV; the protein is encoded by the coding sequence GTGACCACGCAGACACGCCACCCGTACCTGGACCACCCGGGCCCGATCGCGTTCGCCCACCGCGGCGGGGCCGCCGACGGCCTGGAGAACACCATGGCCGCGTTCCGCCGGGCCGTCGACGCGGGGTACCGCTACATCGAGACCGATGTGCACGCCACCGCGGACGGCGTGCTGGTCGCCTTCCACGACGACACCCTGGACCGGATGACCGACGGCGCGGGGCGCATCGCCGACCTGCCGTGGAGCGCGGTCCGCGAGGCGCGGGTGGCGGGCAGCGAGCCCGTGCCGCTCTTCGAGGAGCTGCTGGAGACGTTCCCCGACGCGCGCTGGAACGTGGACATGAAGGCGGAGCCCACGCTGCAACCGCTGCTGGACGTCATCGCGCGCACCAAGGCGTGGGACCGCGTCTGCGTGGGCTCCTTCTCCGAGGCGCGCGTCGCCCGCGCCCAGCGCATCGCAGGGCCCCGGCTCGCCACCTCCCTGGGCACCCTCGGCGTGCTCGGCCTGCGGCTTCGCTCGTACGGGCTCCCGACCGGCCCCCGGGGATCGGCCGTGGCCGCGCAGGTGCCGGTGGCCCAGTCCGGGGTGCGGGTGGTCGACCGCGGCTTCGTGCGCGCCGCGCACGCCCGCGGCCTCCACGTCCATGTGTGGACCATCGACGACCCGGACGAGATGCACCGGCTCCTGGACCTCGGAGTTGATGGCATCATGACCGATCAGATCAAGACGTTGCGTGCGGTCCTCGAGGACCGGGGCAGCTGGGTCTGA
- a CDS encoding PLP-dependent aminotransferase family protein: MAQWTSAVGSPQLARLLGSQQARPAGPAARRPPAYRALADGIRLLVLEGRVPVAARLPAERELALALSVSRTTVAAAYEELRTEGFLESRRGAGSWTAVPAGNPLPARGLEPLPPEALGSVIDLGCAALPAPEPWLTRAVQGALEELPPYAHTHGDYPAGLPALREMLAERYTARGVPTMPEQIMVTTGAMGAIDAICHLFSGRGERIAVESPSYANILQLMREAGARLVPVAMAEGLAGWDLERWRQVLRDAAPRLAYVVADFHNPTGALADEDQRRRMVDAARSAGTVLVVDETMRELTLDEGLTVPRPVCGFDPAGATVITVGSASKAFWAGMRIGWVRAAPDVIRSLIAARAYADLGTPVLEQLAVNWLLSTGGWQEALGIRRAQARENRDALVAALRRELPDWEFEVPSGGLTLWVRTGGVSGSRLAEVAERVGVRVPSGPRFGVDGAFEGFVRLPFTVGGAVAEEAAVRLASAARLVAEGAGGGADAPRTFVA, from the coding sequence GTGGCGCAGTGGACTTCAGCCGTGGGCTCACCCCAACTGGCCCGGCTGCTCGGCTCCCAGCAGGCCAGGCCCGCGGGCCCCGCCGCCCGGCGGCCGCCCGCCTACCGCGCGCTCGCCGACGGCATCCGGCTGCTCGTCCTTGAGGGACGCGTCCCGGTGGCGGCCCGGCTGCCGGCCGAGCGGGAGCTCGCGCTCGCGCTCTCCGTCAGCCGCACCACCGTCGCCGCAGCCTACGAGGAGTTGCGCACCGAGGGGTTCCTGGAGTCCCGCAGGGGCGCGGGGAGCTGGACCGCGGTGCCGGCGGGAAACCCGCTGCCGGCACGCGGCCTGGAGCCGTTGCCGCCCGAGGCGCTCGGCTCGGTGATCGACCTGGGCTGTGCCGCGCTGCCCGCCCCGGAGCCCTGGCTCACCCGGGCCGTGCAGGGCGCCCTGGAGGAGCTGCCCCCGTACGCGCACACGCACGGCGACTACCCGGCCGGACTGCCCGCGCTGCGCGAGATGCTCGCCGAGCGCTACACCGCCCGGGGGGTGCCCACCATGCCGGAGCAGATCATGGTGACCACCGGCGCCATGGGGGCCATCGACGCCATCTGCCACCTCTTTTCTGGACGCGGCGAGCGGATCGCCGTGGAGTCGCCGAGCTACGCCAACATCCTCCAGCTGATGCGTGAGGCGGGCGCCCGGCTCGTGCCGGTCGCGATGGCCGAGGGGCTGGCCGGGTGGGACCTGGAGCGGTGGCGGCAGGTGCTGCGGGACGCGGCGCCGCGACTCGCCTACGTGGTGGCCGACTTCCACAATCCGACCGGGGCCCTGGCCGACGAGGACCAGCGCCGCCGCATGGTCGATGCGGCCCGCTCCGCGGGCACCGTCCTGGTGGTCGACGAGACGATGAGGGAGCTGACGCTCGACGAGGGCCTGACCGTGCCGCGCCCGGTCTGCGGCTTCGACCCCGCGGGCGCCACGGTCATCACGGTCGGGTCCGCGAGCAAGGCGTTCTGGGCCGGGATGCGCATCGGCTGGGTGCGCGCGGCGCCCGATGTCATCCGCAGCCTGATCGCGGCCCGCGCCTACGCGGACCTGGGCACCCCCGTGCTGGAGCAGCTCGCCGTGAACTGGCTGCTCAGCACGGGAGGCTGGCAGGAGGCCCTGGGCATCCGGCGCGCCCAGGCGAGGGAGAACCGGGACGCGCTGGTCGCCGCTCTCCGCCGCGAGCTGCCCGACTGGGAGTTCGAGGTGCCCTCCGGCGGGCTCACCCTCTGGGTGCGCACCGGCGGAGTGTCGGGGTCGCGCCTCGCCGAGGTCGCGGAACGGGTCGGCGTCCGCGTGCCGTCCGGGCCGCGGTTCGGGGTGGACGGCGCCTTCGAGGGGTTCGTGCGGCTGCCGTTCACCGTCGGCGGCGCGGTCGCCGAGGAGGCCGCCGTGCGCCTCGCGTCCGCGGCCCGCCTCGTCGCCGAGGGCGCGGGCGGCGGGGCCGACGCGCCGAGGACGTTCGTGGCCTGA
- a CDS encoding ankyrin repeat domain-containing protein, translating into MSEAPDPEVVELATKIFDLARQGETEALAAYVDAGVPANLTNDRGDSLVMLAAYHGHAGTVRALLDRGATPDQANDRGQTPLAGAVFKGEDAVIRVLLDAGADASAGTPSARDTARMFGKTDLLALFGDG; encoded by the coding sequence ATGAGTGAAGCCCCGGACCCGGAGGTCGTGGAGCTCGCCACCAAGATCTTCGATCTGGCACGCCAGGGCGAGACCGAGGCGCTCGCCGCCTACGTCGACGCGGGCGTCCCCGCGAACCTCACCAACGACCGCGGCGACTCCCTCGTCATGCTCGCCGCCTACCACGGCCACGCCGGCACCGTCCGGGCCCTGCTGGACCGCGGAGCCACCCCGGACCAGGCCAACGACCGCGGCCAGACCCCGCTGGCCGGCGCCGTCTTCAAGGGCGAGGACGCGGTGATCAGGGTCCTTCTCGACGCCGGTGCCGACGCCTCCGCGGGCACCCCCTCGGCGCGGGACACCGCGCGGATGTTCGGCAAGACCGACCTGCTCGCACTGTTCGGCGACGGCTGA
- a CDS encoding HEAT repeat domain-containing protein: MFEPVIAPSATLLGLLQRGRGDGTLHALTAPRSEALTALNHCVRSDPRRDWQVENRSLYYARLYLDLHGGLEEIEQHLFDPDDLLDTDESRTGLALSVLGHLASYGRRDALLLLRRYAASGGNWAWALDELALRDDDAGLRALAVPVLARFPADAEGEAELAATVRDAFEPRPWRLWADDPREALAVRIRTAREKGSFDRWQRQMGPGGPGPEWSVRAVLDWADRDPRRGTSPHAPAARCLTAVAAPEDRPQIIEAARSGQDGARCTALRYLADAHDPQVLDLIEAAAASGSATVVAAAVAAFERMRSTAAVDRARRWAGRPDALGAAAGQVLACRGAARDADLVLDALRETVRAEGPDVPSLGSLVDGTGRLGIACAAPVLRHVYRETASSHLRGRAARALAATDPSFPAGFAVECLWDCEESTREVAARHAETGDARVVDQLRRLAADPAEEADVQTAVRSRIGPDAPSV; the protein is encoded by the coding sequence ATGTTCGAACCGGTCATAGCGCCCAGCGCCACCCTGCTCGGCCTGCTCCAGCGCGGCCGCGGCGACGGCACCCTGCACGCGCTCACTGCCCCGCGCTCCGAAGCGCTCACGGCCCTGAACCACTGCGTCCGCAGTGACCCGCGCCGTGACTGGCAGGTGGAGAACCGCTCCCTCTACTACGCACGGCTCTATCTCGACCTGCACGGCGGCCTGGAGGAGATCGAGCAGCACCTGTTCGACCCCGACGACCTGCTGGACACGGACGAGTCGCGCACCGGCCTCGCACTGTCCGTCCTCGGACACCTCGCCTCGTACGGCAGGCGCGACGCCCTCCTCCTGCTCCGCCGCTACGCCGCCTCGGGCGGCAACTGGGCGTGGGCCCTGGACGAGCTGGCCCTGCGCGACGACGACGCCGGCCTCAGGGCGCTCGCCGTGCCCGTGCTGGCCCGCTTCCCGGCCGACGCCGAGGGCGAGGCCGAGCTCGCGGCCACCGTGCGCGACGCCTTCGAACCGCGCCCCTGGCGGCTGTGGGCCGACGATCCGCGCGAAGCGCTCGCCGTCCGGATCCGCACGGCGCGCGAGAAGGGCTCCTTCGACCGCTGGCAGCGCCAGATGGGACCGGGGGGCCCGGGGCCCGAGTGGAGCGTCCGGGCCGTCCTGGACTGGGCGGACCGGGACCCGCGGCGCGGCACGTCGCCGCACGCCCCCGCAGCCCGCTGCCTGACGGCGGTCGCCGCGCCCGAGGACCGCCCGCAGATCATCGAGGCCGCACGGAGCGGCCAGGACGGAGCCCGCTGCACGGCCCTGCGCTATCTCGCCGACGCCCATGACCCCCAGGTGCTCGACCTGATCGAGGCCGCTGCCGCTTCCGGCTCGGCCACCGTCGTGGCGGCCGCCGTGGCCGCGTTCGAGCGGATGCGCAGTACCGCCGCCGTCGACCGCGCCCGCCGCTGGGCCGGGCGGCCCGATGCGCTCGGCGCGGCGGCCGGCCAGGTGCTCGCCTGCCGCGGCGCCGCACGCGACGCCGACCTGGTGCTCGACGCGCTGCGCGAGACGGTGCGAGCCGAAGGGCCCGACGTGCCCTCCCTCGGATCCCTCGTCGACGGCACGGGACGGCTCGGCATCGCATGCGCCGCGCCGGTATTGCGCCACGTGTACCGGGAGACCGCTTCGTCCCATCTGCGCGGCCGCGCCGCGCGTGCCCTCGCCGCCACCGACCCTTCGTTTCCCGCCGGGTTCGCGGTCGAATGCCTCTGGGACTGTGAGGAATCCACCAGGGAGGTCGCCGCGCGGCACGCCGAGACCGGCGACGCGCGCGTGGTGGACCAGCTCAGGAGGCTCGCCGCGGATCCCGCGGAGGAAGCGGACGTCCAGACGGCCGTCCGGAGCCGGATCGGACCCGACGCCCCTTCCGTATGA
- a CDS encoding glycosyltransferase family 1 protein → MRVVIVSESFPPDVNGVAHCALQTARHLVTRGHEPLVIAPATAAGADADASAPCPVVRVPSLPLPGYAQVRVALPSRRVAAALTAHRADIVHLASPFVLGVRGMAAAERLGIPAVAVYQTDLAGYARTYMGGGVSAAWRRLRGVHSAADRTLAPSTAAQQDLEAHGVPRVRLWGRGVDTERFQPAHRDPALRRELAPNGEVIVGYVGRLAPEKQIETLAGACSLDGVRVVVVGDGPSEDALRKQMPGAVFLGRRTGSDLARVFASLDVFVHTGPFETFCQTVQEAMASRLPVVAPAAGGPLDLVDHGRTGLLVPPGDKDAVRDAVQTLVADADLRARYGAAGRAAVQDRTWAAIGDQLLDHYTEVLAERAAVAA, encoded by the coding sequence ATGCGTGTCGTCATCGTCAGCGAATCATTCCCACCAGACGTCAACGGCGTGGCCCACTGTGCCCTGCAGACCGCCCGCCACCTCGTCACCCGCGGGCACGAGCCCCTCGTCATAGCGCCGGCCACCGCGGCCGGAGCGGACGCGGACGCCTCTGCACCCTGCCCCGTGGTGCGCGTCCCCTCCCTCCCCCTCCCCGGCTACGCCCAGGTCAGGGTGGCCCTGCCGAGCCGCAGGGTGGCCGCTGCGCTGACCGCGCACCGCGCCGACATAGTTCACCTTGCGAGCCCCTTCGTGCTCGGCGTGCGCGGCATGGCCGCCGCGGAGCGGCTCGGCATACCCGCCGTGGCCGTCTACCAGACCGACCTCGCCGGCTACGCCCGCACCTACATGGGCGGCGGCGTGTCCGCGGCGTGGCGTCGGCTGCGCGGCGTGCACTCGGCGGCGGACCGGACCCTCGCCCCGTCCACCGCGGCGCAGCAGGACCTGGAGGCACACGGCGTGCCCCGCGTCCGGCTGTGGGGGCGCGGCGTGGACACCGAACGATTCCAGCCTGCCCACCGCGACCCGGCCCTGCGCCGGGAGCTCGCCCCGAACGGCGAGGTGATCGTCGGGTACGTGGGCCGGCTCGCCCCCGAGAAGCAGATCGAGACGCTCGCCGGGGCCTGTTCCCTGGACGGCGTCCGGGTGGTCGTGGTGGGCGACGGGCCCAGCGAGGACGCGCTGCGCAAGCAGATGCCGGGCGCCGTCTTCCTCGGCCGCCGCACCGGCTCCGACCTGGCGCGGGTCTTCGCCTCCCTGGACGTCTTCGTGCACACCGGACCGTTCGAAACCTTCTGCCAGACCGTGCAGGAGGCCATGGCGAGCCGGCTGCCCGTCGTGGCGCCCGCCGCGGGCGGGCCGCTCGACCTGGTGGACCACGGGCGCACCGGACTGCTGGTGCCGCCCGGGGACAAGGACGCCGTGCGCGACGCGGTGCAGACCCTGGTCGCCGACGCGGACCTGCGCGCCCGGTACGGGGCGGCGGGCCGGGCCGCCGTCCAGGACCGCACCTGGGCCGCCATCGGCGACCAGCTCCTGGACCACTACACCGAGGTGCTCGCGGAGCGTGCGGCGGTGGCGGCATGA
- a CDS encoding biotin-dependent carboxyltransferase family protein has translation MTDGVVAVAPAAGRAVVVVRPGALTTVQDAGRPGHAHLGVPRSGALDPGAAALANRLVGNGPSAAVLETTLTGCALRPRAPMTAAVTGAACTVRVDGRPAAWGAAVSVPAGGVLDVGPAVHGVRSYVALAGGVSVDPVLGSRSTDLLSGLGPPPLATGTVLPLGAPAALHARVDTAPQPGPPGELVLPVAWGPRHHWCTAAALATLTTGRYRVSPASNRIGLRTEGPPLERRIRDELPSEGMVLGAVQVPPDGRPVVFLADHPTTGGYPVVAVVREPALAAAAQAAPGTPVRFVVAGRNAEGVGSGSSGSSSEAGAGPPPATAHDAG, from the coding sequence GTGACCGACGGGGTCGTCGCGGTGGCCCCGGCCGCCGGCCGGGCGGTCGTGGTGGTGCGGCCCGGAGCGCTGACGACCGTGCAGGACGCCGGCCGGCCCGGACACGCCCATCTGGGGGTGCCCCGCTCCGGGGCCCTCGATCCGGGCGCCGCCGCGCTGGCCAACCGCCTGGTGGGCAACGGCCCGTCCGCCGCCGTCCTGGAGACCACCCTCACCGGGTGCGCCCTGCGCCCGCGCGCGCCGATGACCGCGGCGGTCACCGGCGCGGCCTGCACCGTGCGCGTCGACGGCCGGCCGGCCGCGTGGGGCGCTGCGGTGTCGGTGCCGGCGGGCGGCGTGCTGGACGTCGGCCCGGCGGTGCACGGCGTACGCAGCTATGTGGCGCTGGCCGGCGGGGTGAGCGTGGACCCGGTGCTGGGCAGCCGGTCCACTGACCTGCTCTCCGGGCTGGGACCGCCGCCCCTCGCCACGGGGACGGTCCTGCCGCTCGGTGCCCCGGCAGCGCTGCACGCGCGCGTGGACACCGCCCCGCAGCCCGGCCCGCCCGGCGAGCTGGTGCTGCCGGTGGCCTGGGGGCCCCGGCACCACTGGTGCACGGCGGCGGCGCTCGCGACGCTCACCACCGGCCGCTACCGCGTGTCCCCGGCGAGCAACCGCATCGGGCTGCGTACCGAGGGACCGCCGCTGGAGCGCCGGATCCGCGACGAGCTGCCCAGCGAGGGCATGGTGCTGGGCGCCGTGCAGGTGCCGCCGGACGGCCGACCCGTGGTGTTCCTTGCCGACCATCCGACGACCGGGGGCTATCCCGTGGTGGCGGTCGTCCGCGAGCCGGCGCTGGCGGCCGCCGCCCAGGCCGCGCCCGGCACGCCGGTGCGGTTCGTGGTGGCCGGCAGGAACGCGGAGGGCGTCGGCAGCGGGTCCTCCGGGAGTTCCTCGGAGGCCGGCGCCGGTCCCCCGCCGGCCACCGCACACGACGCGGGCTGA
- a CDS encoding allophanate hydrolase subunit 1: MSVLPVGDHALLVEVAGGDEAEALHAELLRRRAAGSLHVREIVPAARTVLLDGVCDPAELAGRLLTWHIPPRPEPVGEVVGIPVRYDGPDLADVAAAWGVRPEQVGGIHAAAEFRVAFCGFSPGFGYLTGLPERYRVPRRATPRTGVPAGSVALAGPYTGVYPRTSPGGWQLIGTTDTVLWDPRRVPAALLTPGARVRFLPEEPR; this comes from the coding sequence ATGAGCGTCCTGCCGGTCGGCGACCATGCCCTGCTCGTGGAGGTGGCCGGCGGCGACGAGGCCGAGGCGCTCCACGCGGAGCTGCTGCGGCGCCGCGCGGCGGGCTCCCTGCACGTCCGCGAGATCGTGCCCGCGGCCCGCACCGTCCTGCTAGACGGCGTGTGCGACCCCGCGGAGCTAGCCGGACGGCTGCTGACCTGGCACATACCGCCTCGCCCTGAGCCCGTGGGAGAGGTCGTCGGGATCCCCGTGCGGTACGACGGCCCGGACCTCGCGGATGTGGCGGCGGCGTGGGGCGTGCGTCCCGAGCAGGTGGGCGGCATCCATGCGGCGGCGGAGTTCCGGGTCGCCTTCTGCGGCTTCTCCCCCGGCTTCGGCTACCTGACGGGGCTCCCGGAGCGCTACCGGGTGCCGAGGCGGGCCACGCCCCGCACGGGGGTCCCGGCCGGCTCCGTGGCGCTCGCCGGCCCCTACACGGGCGTGTACCCGCGGACGTCGCCGGGCGGCTGGCAGCTCATAGGGACGACGGACACCGTCCTGTGGGATCCCCGGCGCGTGCCCGCGGCCCTGCTGACGCCGGGAGCGCGCGTCAGGTTCCTGCCCGAGGAGCCGCGGTGA